TATAGGCTGATCCTCTCCTCTGGCAGTGCCGCCATGCTGCCAGAGGAGTTCCCCGATATGCAGCGCTGCACTGCTCTCTCCGGTTACAACCTGAAAAACCCCCTTGCGTACTGCCGTGGTATAGTTTGCGCTCTGAAAGGATCCCTCCGATCTCAGGCAAAGCGGGACGATCCTTTGGTTGTCTGCTGACTGACTCAACTCAACATGGAACACCTGGTTACCTGTATGGCTAAGCGCATTACCACACTCATCTTCATTCTGTTTACTGCCCTGTTCAGCTTCAACGCCTCTGCCTCCCTGTTCGGGCAGAACAGCAACAGCCATTTCGGCACGGTAGACCAGGCCTTCGCCTTTGATTTTACCCAGCAGGCTGGAAAACTGACGCTGAGCTGGCAGGTGAAACCCGGCTATTACCTCTATCGTCAGCAAATAAAAGTCTCTGCCCAGGGGGCAAAGCTTGCCGGTTGGCAACTGCCGGCAGGGAAAGCGCATGAAGATGAATTTTACGGTAAGACTGAAATCTATCCGGAGAGTCTGACGCTACCGCTTGTCCTGCAGCAGGCTGATAAAGGCGCCACGGTGACCGTGACTTATCAGGGCTGTGCCGCCGCAGGATTTTGCTACCCACCGGAAACCCGAAGCGTTCCGCTGAACCCGGTGAGTGCTGCTGCCGGTGAAGCTTCGAATTCAGGCTCTGCTGCAAACACCGCCGCGGCCCTGCCAGACCCGGCAATCTCCCCCACAAACAATCTGCCCTTTTCACCGCTCTGGGCATTGCTGATTGGGATTGGCGTCGCCTTCACTCCCTGTGTTCTGCCGATGTACCCGCTGATTTCCGGCATTATTTTGGGAGGTAACCGCAAATATTCTCTGGGCCGCCTGTTTTCGCTGGCCATGGTCTATGTGCAGGGCATGGCGCTGACCTATACCCTGATGGGGATGATAGTCGCTGCCGCAGGCCTGCGTTTCCAGGCTGCGCTCCAGTCTCCGGCGATCCTGACTGGCCTCTCCGCGCTCTTTGTTCTGCTCGCCCTGTCCATGTTTGGCCTGTTCACCCTGCAACTCCCCTCTTCGCTGCAAACGAGGCTGACGTTATGGAGTAATCGCCAGCAAGGCGGCTCGCTGACAGGCGTGTTTCTGATGGGAGCCCTGGCCGGGCTAATCTGTTCCCCCTGCACCACCGCCCCCTTAAGCGCCATCCTGCTTTATATTGCCCAGAGTGGGAATATGCTGGCCGGGGCCGGTACGCTCTATCTTTACGCACTGGGCATGGGGCTACCGCTGATCGTCGTCACGCTGTTTGGCAGCCGCCTGTTGCCGAAGAGCGGTGCCTGGATGCAGACAGTCAAGGAGGGGTTTGGTTTTGTGATCCTTGCCCTGCCGGTGTTTCTGCTGGAGCGCGTGATCGGCGATATGTGGGGACTGCGGTTATGGAGCCTGCTGGGTGTGGCTTTCTTTGGCTGGGCCACTTTCAGTCTGAAATCGACTCAGGGTTGGGCGCGGCTGGTGCAGATAGTGATGCTTGCGGCGGCACTTGTTGCCGCTCGTCCACTGCAGGACTGGGCGTTTGGCACGTCTTCTCAACATGCCACTGTGGCTCATCTCGCTTTCAGCCGGATTAACGACACCGCCCAGCTCAACAAAGCGCTGCAAAACAGCCAGGGCCGCATCACTATGCTGGACCTGTATGCAGACTGGTGCGTGGCCTGTAAAGAGTTCGAAAAATACACGTTCAGTCAGCCTGAAGTTCAGGCCACATTGACTCACACCCAGCTGTTGCAGGCCGACGTCACGGCCAACAGCGCTACGGACAGTGCCCTGCTGAAACAGCTTCAGGTACTGGGCCTGCCGACTATTATGTTCTTTGACGCTCAGGGTAAAGAGATCCCTGGGTCACGCGTTACCGGCTTTATGGATGCTACGGCGTTTCAGCAGCATTTGCAGAAATTGCCTCAGTAAACGACACTTGGGTGAGATTTCCCGGCCTGGGGTCGGGAATCCGGCATATCAGAGGAGAGTCACTTGCAACGTGAACAGGTACTCGAGCATGCACTGAACGTACTCGAGCAAAAAGGCCTGGCAGCCTCAACGTCTTTCGCCATGATGGCGGAGGCGGTGGATTGTCGGGAAGAGGATTTACAACGATTCTGGCCAGACCGGGAAGCGCTGCTGTATGACGCCCTTCGTTATCACAGCCAGCAAATTGATATCTGGCGGCGCAAGCTGTTGCTGGATGAAACACTGAATGCGGAACAGAAGCTGCTGGCTCGCTATCAGGTCCTGGAAGACGCGGTTAAAAATAACCGTTATCCGGGCTGCCTGTTTATTGCCGCCTGCAGTTTTTATCCTCAGCCGGACCACCCTATCCATCAGGTTGCGGATCAACAAAAACGCGCCTCCTGGCAATACACTCACGATTTGCTTACCGCGCTGGAAACCGATAATCCCACGCTGGTCGCTCATCAGATGGAGCTGATTCTGGAGGGGTGCCTGAGCCGCCTGCTGATAAAACGCAATATTCAGGAGGTCGTCACTGCACGCACGCTGGCTGAAGATGTGTTGAGCTTTGCCCTGTGCCGGAAGAATGGCGCTTTGACCTGAACAGGAACCCGCCTGGCTGTCTGAAAAGCAGGCAGTCAGGCGTCATTTCAGGGTTTTTTATGACAAAGCCGTTGACGCAGAACGGCCTTTAAGGTTTAATGCGCCCCGTTGCCCGGATAGCTCAGTCGGTAGAGCAGGGGATTGAAAATCCCCGTGTCCTTGGTTCGATTCCGAGTCCGGGCACCATATTCAATGCCAGTTGGTCAGTTAAGCGAAATGCAATCCTGACGGACATTAAGGCGAGCCAGTGAATCACGCTGTAACTTTTCGTGATTACAAGGCTCTTAAGAAACAGACTTGTTTGCGCAAGTCTGTTTTTTTTGCGTTTGAATTTTAAAAGAGCGGACTCCCCTCTAAACCTTATTTATAATTAAGCTTGAGGTTTACCGTGGTGGCAAAGGCTCCTGCTGTAGCTGCCGCCGAGGTTGCGACAAAAGCCGCCGCAAAAGTCACCGTATTCTCACCGGCTCGCAGCGTGGTAATAGTTTCGGTGACGCTACCATTTGCCTTGAAAGGTGTTTTCTTATCGGTTTTATAGAAACGCAGCCCGACGCCGTTTGATGCCGAAGAATTTTTAAAAGCAAATCCCCCACTGTCGCCCGTGTCTGCCGTTCCTGAAGCCACGAAGTCTATCCCGCGGGTAATATCGGCTCCACATCCTGTCAGGTGGATTTTAATGTCCCTCAGGGCCAGCGTTGTCCCCAATCCTTTCAGATCGCGAGCTGCCACTGTACCCATATCGGGAGCCATGTCAGAACCTGCCGTATCCAGCGTGCAGGTATTCGCCACCACCTTTCCTGTTATCTTAATGTCCGCACTATCCGAAGCTGCAAGCGCATTTCCGCACAAGCCTAAAAGCAGCACACCTGTAGCCGTCTTCAGTAACGCCGCAGAGCTAATGCCCGCTTTCTGCTTAATCAATTTTCTCATGTTAATTTCCTTATCATCATTGACAAATTTTCGAATCATTTCAGGGAGCCGTTATTCACAGGCCCCGTTAATCCTTACCACCATCTGACTCTTCGCATCTGAGGGTAACGTCCAGTGGGTGACACACTGCTTACTGGCATCACCCCCCACTCTGCCCGTAAGGTGCCAGTTTCTGGCATTCCTGACAGATAAACCTGCCCTTCATCACCCACGATGCCACCGCGTTCTCCAGCGGAGACAATGGTGCCAAAAGGTAATGCCTTCCCTTTGTGCGTCAGCGTCATCAGTACCCTGCTGCCGGTATATCCTTTGAAAGAGGCACGAACTATTGCTCCCCGTGTTGGGATCACGTGGCTGACTGGCCGATCAAGATCGGTGTGATCATCCAGTGAAGCCGTATCCAGTGCCACACGGTTTTCGCGGTAGACAGAGGCGTATGGCTTAATGGCATAGCCCCGCCAGTCGGTACTGACGCCGGTTTCATTTTCTACCACTGCACCAGATATCCCCGGCGCGGCAATCAGGACGCCTGTTTCCCCCAATTGCTGCCCCAGGGTCAGTCCTTCGCTGTGTAACAGCATTCCACCGCTGATGCCGTAGTTCACCTGCCGGTAATTATTGCTGTAGCTGTAGCCCACATCTCCGCTGCCATATCTGCCCCGGTAGCTGGCGCTCAGATTGCCGCTGTTCCCTTCGCTTTGGGTGTATCCCTGAGTCAGATTCCAGTTGAGGTTATTGCCTTCAAGCGCCGTACCGCTAAGGCCAGCCTGATGGGCGATCTTTCCTTCATTGTCCCGACTTGTGCTGTAGGAAGCGTATAGCGGGTGGCTGCCCCCTGTACCCTCTCCTGAAAACAGCCCGCCCAGAGGAAAAGAGAGGGATAAATACAGGGACTTGTCTGTCCCGGATTGGTTTATTTCACGATTAAGGCTGTAGGTAAGGCTGTAACTCAGGCTCCCCAGGCTACTGTTAAATCCTGCCTGGAAGGAGTCACTTGCCCCTGATTTATTCCAGTAGGTCTGCCGGACGCCGGAGAGATAAAGCGCCCCATAATCACCGATGCGCTGAGAAATACTGGCCTGAATTTTTGCGCGTCTGTTGTTATAAAGATTGTAATAGTCGGTATAGGAGCGCTTTTCTGGTTTACCCTCTGCATCAACCTGATCCACGTCATAACGCCAGCCCTCCATCCCCTTCAGCGCGGTTTCATCCAGCGTGTGGAATCCCTGTGTGGAATAGCGGTATCCGGTCAACTGGAACGTTGTTCCAAGGGAGTTAAGCGAGCGGGCATACAAAAAACGCACCGACTGTCCCTGATGATGACTGCCATCGGCGAGGGTACTGTCGGCCTGCGTGATGTCGGCAGAAAACGCGCCCAGCAGCCCAAGGTTAAGCCCACCGCCGAGCAGCCCTGAGAAATAGTTCTGCGAATACTGCAGGCCGCCATAGACGGTGATGTTGTGGGGCAATCCCCATACCAGCGTCCCCTGAGCAAATTCCGGGCTGCTGTAACTGTCACTGCCAGACTGATAACGCCCCGCCGTCAGGGAATACTTCAGATGCCCCTCACGCTGCAGTACCGGCACGGATGAGTAGGGAACAACATAGGTTTTACTACTGCCATCCGCTTCCGTCACCGTGACTTCAAGGTCACCGCTCGAATAAACCGGATAGAGATCGTTGATGGCAAAGGCTCCCGGCGAAACAAACGTTTGATACACCGTATAGCCATTCTGCTGGATGCTGACTTTGGCATTGGTTTGGGCCACGCCCCTGACGACCGGAGCAAATCCTCTCAGGCTGTCCGGATACATGTTGTCATCCGTCTCTAACTGCATTCCCCGGAAACCCAGAGAGTCGAAGATATCCCCGCTGGAGGTACTGTCTCCCACCACCAACGTGCTGCGTAATGGAATGATTGCGCGTTCTGCAAAAGTTTTAATATGCTGCCACTTTCTGTAACGGTAACGATCGCTTTCATATTCACTCCAGGTCCTGAAGTCCCTGAATCGCCACGGCCCCACATTCAGTCCGCCATTCAGATTAAGGTAACGGCTGCTGCTGTCTCCATACCGGCCCTGGCTGGTATTGCCGTTAAAGCTATAGTCCAGAAGTGCAGCATTGATCCCCTCATCCCAACTTTCTGGGGGGATATAGCCACGCGCGCTGTTGGTCATTGCCGCCTGCGGAATACTGACATCCAGCCGCATCTGTTGGAAATTGAAGAGGGTAAAAGCATCAGGAATAGATTCACCGGGTGAAAGACACTTCTCTTCCGGTGCAGCATTAAGCTCAGGAAAGGCCTGCAGGTTCACTCCAAAGCCTTTAAGATCCCTGAGGGTAAGACAAGCCATCAGCCCGGTATTATCCCGAACAGCTGAATTCGTATTTTCAGGGCTGTGTTCTCTGTCTTTATTCACCATCTCAATAAAGCGGATCTGACGACTGCCAGCCGGGGTACCGTTAATATAAATATCCACCTGATAGGATCCTGGCAACTGCGCACCTTCTTTTTCAAAGCGCGAAAGATCGGCCACCATTTGCGGATCGGCGGCGACCAGCGCGGGAGGAAAATAGAGATCCGCATGGCCAGCCAGCGGCAAAGCGAGTGCCACAATGATAAATGCATTTACCGGTATGGTATTAAAGCGTGAGGTAATAACCGCTTTACGTTCCTTTGGTGTATTTTTAGATAAAAATCGCATTCTGCATCCATGTATGTAAAGCCTGGCATCCATCGCCTTGCGTTATTTCAGTTCCACACGTATTTCAGATGTAGCTGCACCAAAATCGTTAATGGTCCTGTAGGTCAAAGCCCCGCTGGCGGTGGCAGGAAGCGAGAGAGAAGCATTTTCATGCGGAGAAACCATGGTGTCGGGTAGTTTATTTCCACCCACTTTCATTTCGACCAAAGTAAGGTGATAAGGCGTGGGGTTATCAATACGCAACTGGCCGTGGCCCGTACGATGAAATTTGAGTTCTGAGGGTGCTTTGCCAACGGGCGGCGTTAAACCTTCAGGACGCAAAAAAAGCTTGATACGTGTTACTGCTGCCAGCAGCAGCATATTTTTCCCCTGCGTCTTTTTTTTATCGAGGGAAGGAATGGCTTTAGTATTAAAGTAGTAAAGTGTTTCCTGGTCAGTTCTTGCTGGTTCGCCAACATACATCAGGCGCAGGGTATTCTCATTGCCCGGGCCGCTGACATAAAGTGGAGGGGTGGCGACAAAATTCTGACTTTTCTGCCCATCCGGCTGCTCAACCCAGGACTGAACCAGAAAGCTGGATTGATCAGATGTGTTGCGTACAGACATGCTGACCTGCTTCTGACCTGCCGGATAAATAATTCGGGTTCCTCCCAACATAATTCCACCAGCGCGGACTGGCGAAGTTGCCAGACAGGCTGCTGACATCAGAACAACCAGTAAGCCATTACGTAACAGATATCCGGACAAAGTAATCTCCTCCCTGAAAATAGAAACCAGACCGCCATTACGATACGTTCAGGCACCGCAATGACGTCTGGGGTCAGACAATTATTCGTAAGTTACGCGGAAGTTAACTGTGCTGTTGGCTACACCCGCTGTGACAGCTGCGTCTGTTGCAACATAAGCCGCAGTGAAGGGAATTTCGTTCGCGCCTTCAGTCAGTTCGTGCGAAGTGGTGCCAACATAATCATTAATAGTCACAGGCTTATTACCCTGGGAGATTTGAATGCCGACATTTTTTGCAATCGCGTCACCCGAATTTTCACCGGAGAGTTTAAGAGTGGTTGCATTAATAGCATCACCCATAAATTTAACGGTTGCTTTGGTATAACCCACCGTTGCTGAGGTATCACCAGTTAATGGAGTGAGGTTACAACCCGTCAGTTTTATCTTAAATTTTACCGGGGAGCTGGTATCACCCTGGCTGGTGAACTGGTTGCTGGCAACCTGCCCCAGATAGACGCTTTGCCCGTCAGAGCCGTTTTCAACCGAGCATGGCGCACTCACAATGGAACCGGTAAAATTGATATCCCCGCCATCAACCGTGACAATTTTTGGCGGAACAGGATCGGCAGCAAAAGTGGGAGAGACACTTGCCATCAACACGGGCAACAGCGAAGTAAGAATAAGTTTATTCATTTGTTTAATTTCCTTTTAAATAAATCATTGGGTATAAAAGCCACACTCCTTAACTCGGCCAGTAATCTATATTGTTCGTTAAAGAGGTTCAATAAAGTTCGACCCATTGAAAATACCGATTCACATTGCAGATATTGATTGCCTTAATCGATCATATTAATTTTATACAATGCCTATCGCTTTGTAATAGAAGAACTTATCTGAAATATTTTTTCTGCCGCTGTGACTAATTTAAATTCATTTAAACCTCAGCTAAAGAAAAATAGCCGCCATATACGGGCGTATATCAGCACTTCGTTTAAGCTTTGTTTATAATAGAAGCATAAATAAAAAAATAACATTAACACTCAGAGTGCATTTAAAAAGCCATATTTAACATTATAAACTTTTCCTGCTAATTTATTTAAATAAAACTATTAAAGAACTCATTAACCAGCCGTGCAGGATCGTCGAAGGTATAATGTCCTCCTTTACGTAATAATCCTTCAGATAATTCTGGGTCATTGCGTTCATAAAAAAAGCACCGATCAGCCAGTTAAATGAATTCGGGAATAAAGGACTTATCGACAGCCTTCAGCTCTGGTTTTTTTCTCGCATTTCTTAATATCAGACGTCAGTCCCGACTTTTCCTGACGCTAAACAATAAATGTCCAATCCGTGTGCTTGCAAAAGGCATGTCGAAAAAAATAATTGCCCCCGCAACTCACGGCCTGACTGGGTTCAGCAGGAGCCCGGGCGAAAAAACCTGCGGCCAGACTTGATTGATTAGCACAAATGATAATACTGTATTTATATACAGTCATTTTGCGAGCCACCATCATGAACTTTCTCCAGCCTTCTGAAGTGCGGGATAACCTGCCCTTACCGTTTTTCCTTGCCCGTGTTCCCTGCGGTTCGCCGTCATCGGCAGAGGATGACGTCGGGCAACGCCTGGATTTGAATAACCTGCTGATCCAGCGTCCCGATGCCACCTACTTTATTAAAGTCAGCGGAGAGTCGATGAAAGACGCAGGGATTAACGATGGCGATTTGCTGGTGGTGGATAATTCGCTGACGGCCGATCATGGTGACATCGTGGTGGCGGCAGTGAATGGCGAATTCACCGTCAAAAAACTGCACCTCAGACCTGTGGTACAGCTTGTAGCGATGAACGAAGCCTGGGCCCCCATTGTGCTGGCGGAAGATGAAAAGCTGGAGATTTTTGGCGTTGTCACATTCACTATCAAAGCAATGGAATAAGGGGAAAGAAACATGACAGAAGGGATCCGACAGTTTTCCACCGGCGAAGTGCTGACCTCACCCGGTGCGCGCTTTCGTTCTTCCAGCCGGCACGAAGTGAAGTTTCTGTTCAGCAAATTGCAGGATCTGATCCCCACTAATCACGACTGCTACCTGACAACCTGCAACGGCAGCCTGTGTATTATTGACCGCTACCGTCCTGCCATCACCGGAAGCCGTGTACTGATCGAGCTGGATGGAAAAGGCGACTGGGCAAAAGTCAGGATGAATCCTCAGCAAATGGTCACTGACGACGGGAAAATTATCCAGGGCGACCTGCTGGATGAGGTGACAATCATTGGCGTGGCTATCCGCGAAGTCGTTCCTACTTACCTCTCATCACGCCCTGGCATCTGACGTTTTCCGGGTGCAGACGGCCTTAAGCCGGCATAAAACAGGCTGCGCCCGGCCGCACAGAAATCACAGCTTTCCGTCGCACTGCTCTGTAATATGATCTGTTCAGACCTTTCGGGCCGCCACCTGCACGGTAACGGCCACTGGATAAGTAACAATCAGGAGCTCTCTTTGATGGTGAAGGATTCAGGTGTTATTACTCAGCTTGAACAGATTCTGGGTAAAGAGCAGGTGCTGACCAGCGAGGACAGCAAAGCGTACTACACCAAAGGTTTTCGTGTCGGCGGCGGCAGTGCACTGGCGGTGGCAATCCCCCAAACCTTAATGCAGCTCTGGCAGGTCTTACAGGCCTGTGTCGCCTGCGACAAAATTATTTTGATGCAGGCGGCCAATACCGGCGTTACTGGCGGTTCAACACCGGATGGCTCGGATTACGATCGTGACCTGGTGATTGTCAGCACCCGCCGCCTGAAAGGCGTTCAGATCATCGACCAGGCCCGGCAGGTGGTCGCCTTCCCCGGCAGTACGCTGACTGAACTGGAAAAAGCGCTGCACCCTCACGGTAAAGAACCGCATTCCGTTATCGGCTCATCGTGCATTGGCGCTTCCGTCATTGGCGGCGTTTGCAATAACTCCGGCGGGTCGCTGATTCGACGCGGCCCGGCCTTTACTGAAAAATCCCTGTTTGCCCGCATCAATGCAGATGGCAGCCTGCAGCTCGTGAACCATCTGGGGATTGAGCTGGGCAGCACACCGGAAGAGATGATTGCTAATCTGGAAGCGCAACAGTACAGCACCGGTAGCGCGCCGGACTGGGAAGGAAAAATCTGGGCCGATGATTACGCGACCATCCTGCGGGATGTGGATGCCAATACGCCCACCCGCTACAACGGTAACGTGCAATACCTGCATGACAGCGCCGGCAGTGCGGGAAAAGTGGCGGTGTTCGCCGTCCGGCTCCCGACCTTTACTGCCAGTGATAAAACCCGGACCTACTACATCGGCACCCATGACGAAGCGGAGCTTGTTGCCCTGCGTCGTTATCTGCTGGCGGGGTTGAGCGAACTGCCGTTACAGGCGGAATATATCCACCGCAACGCCTTTGATCTGACCGTGCGGTATGCCAAACATATGTATTGGGCGATTAACCGGTTCGGGCCGGAAGCGTTACCTCAGTTAATGGCAGAAAAGGCAAAGTGGGATATCCGGGTCAGGAACCTTCGCGTACTGCCCGCCAACTTTGTCGATAAAGTGCTGCAGGCGATCAATACCCTTACGCCCAAAGGCGTGGCGCCGCGCATTCTGAATTATCGCAATCGCTTCGAACATCACCTGATGATCAAGACCGAGGCCCGTCACAGCGAGGAGCTGAACCGGCTGCTTGCAGCTTTCTTTACGGATAAATCGGGGGAATTTTTCGCCTGTGACCCGCGTGAAGAGCGCGATGCTTTTCTGGTACGTTTCGGCGTGGGTGGCTGCACTATCTCGTACTGCGATTATAAAGGGATCAACCCCGACCAGAGACTGATTGCCTTTGATGTCGCTTTACGTCGCAATGATACGGAGTGGCGCATTAAACTTCCCGAAGCGCTACAGGAGAAGGTGCAGGAAGACTCCTGCTGCGGCCATTTCTTCTGTTATGTAAACCATCAGGATTACATTTTAAAACCGGGAGTAGACGCCGTAGCCTTCAAGCATGATGTGCTGGCTTATCTGGAGCAGCGCGGTGCGAAGTATCCGGCAGAGCACAATGTCGGGCATCTCTATCATGCTTCCTGTGAGCACGAAGCGCATCTGCGTCAGCTCGATCCCACTAACAGCTGTAATCCGGGGATTGGCAAAACCAGCAAGAAGAAGTTCTGGCGCTGAGGAAGAGGGAGAAAGGCAGCCTGCGCAAAAGCGAGCCCAGGCTGGCCATCATCAGCACACGACTGTTTAAACCGTAGCGTACCGAAGCCGGCGGCTCACGCAAAGGTGAATCGCCGGGTTGCACTTACTTAGCGTAAGCTTCAGTGGTGATGGTCAGTTTCACATCGTCGCTGACGGCTGGGACATATTTATCCAGCTTGAAGTCAGAGCGTTTAAACGTGGTGGTGGCATCGAATCCTACCGCCTCTTTCTTCACCATCGGATGCATGCCCTGCTTATTCAGAACGGCATGCAGAATAACCGGTTTGGTAATATCTTTGATGGTCAGGTTGCCATAGACATCCATTTTATTTTTGCCTTTGCTGACCACTTTAGTGCTTTTGAAGGTAGCGGTCGGGAATTTGCTGATGTCGAAGTAGTCGGCACCTTTGAATTCGGTAGTCAGGGCATCAACGTGTGTATCAATGGTATCCAGCGGCAGGGAGACATCCACGCTGGATTTGCTGATGTTGCTGTTATCAAAGCTGATGTTGCCGGTGATGTTCGACAGGACGGCTGTAGGATGAGAAAAACCGAAATGTGTCCAGGAGATCACCACTGAAGTGTGGCCAGAATCCATCGCGTAATTTTCCACGGCGGCGGCAGAGACCTGAGAATAGAGCGCGGAAGTAATTAATAACGGAAGGGTAATTTTTTTAATTAATGACATTCATCTTGCCTTTATTTCGCGAAGTGTACCGTCGATAGTGCAAGATTATTGTGCGATCGAATAGTGAAGATATTTGACCGGGTCTGTCAAAAAGATTAGTTAACAGACCAGATTATTTTCCCGCCAGAGATTCTATTTCCGCTTTGGTCTGCAGTAATGCCCGCTGCAGAATCGGCTGCTGGTCATCAAACCGCAAACTGGGCACCGCCAGCGACAGGGCGTAACGTTCATTGCCGGGCAACGTCAACATCACGGCCATGCCACAAACGCCGGCGGCGTGCTCTTCACGGTCCACTGCCACGCCATTACGCCGGATAACCTCAAGGTCACTGATTAACTCAGCCCGGCGGCACCGTGTCTGGGCTGTACGCTGCTCCAGCACTTCGGGCAGTAATTGCAGAAGATGCTCATCGGGCAGCCCTGCCAGCATCGCTTTGCCCGGCGCGGTGGCATTGATGGGGAAAGCTGTCCCCACCGGAGAGACCACCCTGAGCTCCTGATCGCAGGCATACTGCTCCACCAGGATAGCATGCAGTCCCCGATAGACAGCCAGATCCACCGTTTCACGAGTCCGGCGGGCAAGCGCTTCTAATGAGGGTCTGGCGAGCGTCACGATATCGGTGTGTGCCGCAGCGGCCAGACGAATCAGCGCCGGGCCTAATATCACCCCTTCTGCCGTCTGCCTGACAAACTCCTGAGCCTCCAGTGAAGCTACCAGCCGGTAAACCGTGGTGCGGGGCAGACCACAAAGCCCCGCCAGCTGCGCCAGACTCAGACCGGCGGGAGCAGTTTCCAACACCTTCAGTAACGAGGCCGCACGGGCGATAACGCCGGACTCTCCTTCAGCTTTCATCATCTTCCCCGGCTAATCATTGACATTGAGCGCTTCCCCCATAACACTCATACCACTATACGGACACAATGTCCATTATGCGGACAAACGGACAACCTGCCGGGGATAATGATGAAAAGTCTTTCTGCCGCAGGGGTATTTACCCTGCTTGCTATTGCCTGCCTGACTATTATGGTGGGCTGCGTAATTGTTCCCGGTCTGCCCTCTGTAGCCGCCCATCTTGGGGTGGCAAGTGCCGCCGGCTGGCTGATCACCCTGCCCTCGCTGGGAGTAGTGATTTTTGGCCCGATAGCCGCCAAAGTGATTGAGCGCTATGGCCTTTATCGCTCGCTGGTGCTGGGCTTATTCTCTTACGGCGCTTTAGGCACCGTCGGCGCTTTCCTTACCCACCCTGCGCTGTTATTCACTGACCGTTTTCTGCTTGGTGGATCGACCGCGCTGGTGATGTCTGGTGGAACCGGGCTGCTCTCCAGCTTCTTCACCGGGGAACAACGGCTGAAGATGATTGCCCGCCAGGGGATGTCGATTGAGCTGGGTGGCGTTATTTTCCTGTTTTTTGGTGGGATACTCGCCAGTGCAGGCTGGCGCTGGCCGTTCAGCCTCTATCTTGTTGCCTGGCTGTTTTTGCTGATGCTGGTGATATTTGTCCCCCGTCCCGATCGCACCAACGAACGGACAACAGAGGGATCCGGGGAAGCTGCCAGTCCGTTAATGAAGCCGATCTATGCCGCTGCGCTGTTCTCGATGGTCTGCTTTTTTACCGCGGTAATTGTGCTGCCGATGCAGCTACACAGCCAGGGATTCAGCGAGGCGGAAACCGGCTATTTTCTGGCGTTTATTTCGCTGATGGCGGTTATTGCGGCCTGGGCTATGCCGCGTGTTGTCAAAGTAAGAGGCGAGTTTGGCACCTTGTATCTTGCCTTTCTGGCCTATGCGGCGGCGCATTTA
This genomic window from Erwinia sp. E_sp_B01_1 contains:
- a CDS encoding fimbria/pilus periplasmic chaperone produces the protein MLGGTRIIYPAGQKQVSMSVRNTSDQSSFLVQSWVEQPDGQKSQNFVATPPLYVSGPGNENTLRLMYVGEPARTDQETLYYFNTKAIPSLDKKKTQGKNMLLLAAVTRIKLFLRPEGLTPPVGKAPSELKFHRTGHGQLRIDNPTPYHLTLVEMKVGGNKLPDTMVSPHENASLSLPATASGALTYRTINDFGAATSEIRVELK
- a CDS encoding protein-disulfide reductase DsbD yields the protein MAKRITTLIFILFTALFSFNASASLFGQNSNSHFGTVDQAFAFDFTQQAGKLTLSWQVKPGYYLYRQQIKVSAQGAKLAGWQLPAGKAHEDEFYGKTEIYPESLTLPLVLQQADKGATVTVTYQGCAAAGFCYPPETRSVPLNPVSAAAGEASNSGSAANTAAALPDPAISPTNNLPFSPLWALLIGIGVAFTPCVLPMYPLISGIILGGNRKYSLGRLFSLAMVYVQGMALTYTLMGMIVAAAGLRFQAALQSPAILTGLSALFVLLALSMFGLFTLQLPSSLQTRLTLWSNRQQGGSLTGVFLMGALAGLICSPCTTAPLSAILLYIAQSGNMLAGAGTLYLYALGMGLPLIVVTLFGSRLLPKSGAWMQTVKEGFGFVILALPVFLLERVIGDMWGLRLWSLLGVAFFGWATFSLKSTQGWARLVQIVMLAAALVAARPLQDWAFGTSSQHATVAHLAFSRINDTAQLNKALQNSQGRITMLDLYADWCVACKEFEKYTFSQPEVQATLTHTQLLQADVTANSATDSALLKQLQVLGLPTIMFFDAQGKEIPGSRVTGFMDATAFQQHLQKLPQ
- a CDS encoding transcriptional regulator — translated: MQREQVLEHALNVLEQKGLAASTSFAMMAEAVDCREEDLQRFWPDREALLYDALRYHSQQIDIWRRKLLLDETLNAEQKLLARYQVLEDAVKNNRYPGCLFIAACSFYPQPDHPIHQVADQQKRASWQYTHDLLTALETDNPTLVAHQMELILEGCLSRLLIKRNIQEVVTARTLAEDVLSFALCRKNGALT
- a CDS encoding fimbrial biogenesis usher protein, producing the protein MRFLSKNTPKERKAVITSRFNTIPVNAFIIVALALPLAGHADLYFPPALVAADPQMVADLSRFEKEGAQLPGSYQVDIYINGTPAGSRQIRFIEMVNKDREHSPENTNSAVRDNTGLMACLTLRDLKGFGVNLQAFPELNAAPEEKCLSPGESIPDAFTLFNFQQMRLDVSIPQAAMTNSARGYIPPESWDEGINAALLDYSFNGNTSQGRYGDSSSRYLNLNGGLNVGPWRFRDFRTWSEYESDRYRYRKWQHIKTFAERAIIPLRSTLVVGDSTSSGDIFDSLGFRGMQLETDDNMYPDSLRGFAPVVRGVAQTNAKVSIQQNGYTVYQTFVSPGAFAINDLYPVYSSGDLEVTVTEADGSSKTYVVPYSSVPVLQREGHLKYSLTAGRYQSGSDSYSSPEFAQGTLVWGLPHNITVYGGLQYSQNYFSGLLGGGLNLGLLGAFSADITQADSTLADGSHHQGQSVRFLYARSLNSLGTTFQLTGYRYSTQGFHTLDETALKGMEGWRYDVDQVDAEGKPEKRSYTDYYNLYNNRRAKIQASISQRIGDYGALYLSGVRQTYWNKSGASDSFQAGFNSSLGSLSYSLTYSLNREINQSGTDKSLYLSLSFPLGGLFSGEGTGGSHPLYASYSTSRDNEGKIAHQAGLSGTALEGNNLNWNLTQGYTQSEGNSGNLSASYRGRYGSGDVGYSYSNNYRQVNYGISGGMLLHSEGLTLGQQLGETGVLIAAPGISGAVVENETGVSTDWRGYAIKPYASVYRENRVALDTASLDDHTDLDRPVSHVIPTRGAIVRASFKGYTGSRVLMTLTHKGKALPFGTIVSAGERGGIVGDEGQVYLSGMPETGTLRAEWGVMPVSSVSPTGRYPQMRRVRWW
- a CDS encoding fimbrial protein; the protein is MIRKFVNDDKEINMRKLIKQKAGISSAALLKTATGVLLLGLCGNALAASDSADIKITGKVVANTCTLDTAGSDMAPDMGTVAARDLKGLGTTLALRDIKIHLTGCGADITRGIDFVASGTADTGDSGGFAFKNSSASNGVGLRFYKTDKKTPFKANGSVTETITTLRAGENTVTFAAAFVATSAAATAGAFATTVNLKLNYK